The nucleotide sequence TGCCCGTATCACCCATAAAAATCTTGGCCGGATTGAAATTATGCTGCAAAAAGCCCATCGCACTGCCGGCTAAAGCGGCCATCATAATGGCTACCGACCAGAAGTTCTGCTGCAGGGCGACTAAGAGGATAGTGATGGAGGCAATTGTGGATACCCCTGCCGCCAAGCCATCCAGCCCGTCAATCAGATTGACCGTGTTCGTAAGTCCGACAACCCAGAGAATTGTAAGTGGAACCGACAAATAATTAATGTATATCATCTCACCAAAAGGATTGGTCAGCCACTCGATTCGAACATCAAACAAAACCAGCACGGCAGCCGCCAGGATCTGTCCAAACAGCTTGACCTTAGCCGGAAGAGGTTTTAAATCATCAATAATACCAACAATTAGAATCACTGTACCCCCAATGAGTAACCCTGCTATTTCATGGGTAATCTGCATACTGGAGACAACAGCAAGAATAAACCCGGCATAAATGGCCAATCCGCCCATACGAGGGATCGGACTGGTATGCACTTTCCGGGCGTCAGGTGCATCCATTGCTCCGGCCTTAATCGCCAAATCTTTTATATGCGGTGTGGCAAAATAAGCCACAGCCAAAGCAACAATAAAGGCAACAACATATGCCTGCATAAGCTTAACACCTCATTTCTAAACCAACGTTTTCATTCTAACCTACGGGTCATATCTTGTCAAACCGGTATCTTCCAGTCAAAACCATCTAAATCTAGTATTTTCATCATCAACAACTATATTCATGATAAACAGATAATATACTATAAAATTTGCCCATATTTCAGTCTTTTTAAAACAATTTCTTTCAGTACCGGCAGAATTTTCCGCAATAAGGACAAGTCGCAGCAGAACAAGCAGTCGTCACGCACAGTAGCCTTTCCTTCTCAGCTTCGCCACATGCTGCTGCGTCAGTGCGCCGATGTCAACTTGATAGGACTCGGCCAAAATATACATCATGGTAAAACAACACTGTGCCACATCCAGGAGTTCCGCCGCACAACCTTGCAGCGCGGCCCTGGTCGCCAATTCCGGACATTCTCCGGAAGCCCCCTGACGCTTGCCCAAAAACTGGGTCAATTCGCCCAGCTCTTCCTGAATCTTGCACACAGTGGTTAACAAAGTGACCTGCTTTAACCGCAGACGCGGCAAGACCAGATATTTAAAGTTGCCGGCTGTCGTAATGTTGTAAGCGCCGGAGCGGTCAAAGTCATAGCCTTTCGCCGACAACTTGTCCAAATGCGCCTGTATTAATTCACCGGTCGAAAAGCCGGAAAGCTCGGGCATCTGCTCCATGACAAAGATCATCGTGACACAGGTCTGCGCCACATCTAAGAGTTCACCGGCCACTTCTTCCAGCAGGACCGTTGCTTCCCGGTTATCGGCGATTTCCGCTGCCTGCAGTCCCTCATAGGGTAGAAAATGAAGGACCGCCCTAGCCAATTCACCGGCTTCTTCCATAATTTTAAGCAACGTAGAATCCAGCGTAGGGCTGAGATGATTCAATTTTGGTAAATAAATTGGCTCTAGCATAGCACCTTACTCCGCACTCATATTTACGTAAAATTTTAACATATTGACTGACTTTTGTACACATGAAAAATTTATGGTATACCCCAGGCCGGCAGTTATCGTAACTGTTCATAGACAATTCCCGCTTCTTCCAGCATGTCCACGGCCAGCTGATCGGGATAGCCATTTTCAAAAACAATGCGGCGAATTCCCGCGTTAATAATCATTTTGGTACAAACCGAACAAGGCTGATGGGTGCAATATAACGTGGCTCCTTCAATTTCGACGCCATGAAAGGCCGCCTGAACAATGGCGTTTTGCTCGGCATGGGTCCCGCGGCATAGTTCATGACGCTCACCGGAAGGAATATTTGCGGCCTGACGTAAGCAGCCTGTCTCACTACAGTGTCTGATTCCCTGCGGTGCACCATTGTAGCCGGTGGTCAACAGCCGTTTGTCTTTCACAATGGCCGCCCCCACCTGACGCCGCAGACAAGTGGAACGGGTTGCGGCCACCCGTGCCATTTCCATAAAGTATCTATCCCAAGACGGACGGTCCCTGTCACTCACATTTACAGCCTCCATATCGTTTATCGTTATCAGATACGATTATATGCGCTGGCCTTTCTCCTGTCCAGCCGTTATTTGCCCTGTCCACAGGACAGACGGCAGTAAAAAAGAGAATCCCGCCGGATTCTCTCTCTTTTATCTTATTTCGTGCCAAATATTCTGTCACCGGCATCGCCCAGACCGGGAACGATATAGCCATGATCATTAAGATATTCATCGACAGCAGCCGTATACACTTCTACATCGGGATGCTGCTTATTGACGAGCAGTACGCCCTCCGGCGCCGCCACCAGACACATCAGCTTAATGTGACGGGCACCCTCCCGTTTTAAAATATCAATGGTTGCCGCCGATGAGCCGCCGGTTGCCAGCATCGGGTCAATGACGACAAAATCCCGTTCCGCCACGTCCGGCGGCAGTTTGCAATAGTATTCCACCGGCAATAAGGTTTTCGGATCGCGATATAGTCCCACATGGCCGACCTTGGCAGCGGGAATTAACCGCAAAATACCGTTAACCATCCCCAAGCCAGCCCGTAAAATAGGCACGACACCCAATTTCTTGCCTGCCAGCATTTTGCACTGACATTTAGCAACAGGTGTCTCTATTTCTGTTGTTTCCAAGGGCAGATCACGGGTGATCTCATAGGCCATCAGCATGGAAATTTCATCTAGCAGCTCCCGGAACTCTTTCGGTCCCGTTTTTATATCACGAATTAAGGATAGCTTATGCTGAATTAAGGGGTGATCAATGATTTTAACCTGCATATATTCATCTCCTACTCATATAGCGGATATTTTCCGCACAATTCTGCGACCATGGCAACCGCCTTGGCCTTAGCCGCTCCGTCTTCCGGCCGGTTTAAGACCATGGCAATGATTTCGCCGATAACCGCCATATCTTCTTCCTGCATGCCTCTGGAGGTCACCGCCGGCGTCCCGATACGGATGCCGCTGGTCACAAAAGGACTGGCCGGATCAAAGGGAATGGTATTTTTATTGACGGTCACGCCAACCTCATCAAGCAATTTTTCCGCTTGCTTGCCTGTCAGGTTCTGTCCGCGCACATCGACCAGCATTAAGTGGTTGTCCGTACCGCCCGACACAATGGTAAAGCCCGAAGCAGCCAGTTTAGCCGCCAGTGCACTGGCATTCTTGATAATTTGTTCCTGATACAGACGGAACTCTTCGCTGGCCGCCTCTTTAAAGGCAACGGCCTTGGCCGCAATGACATGCATCAAGGGGCCGCCCTGAATGCCGGGGAAAATCGCTTTATCCACGGCCGCCGCATATTCGGCGCGACATAGAATGACGCCGCCCCGGGGGCCACGCAGCGTTTTATGGGTCGTAGTAGTCACGATATCGGCATAGGGCACCGGATTGGGATGCAGACCAGCAGCTACCAGTCCGGCAATGTGAGCCATATCGACAAACAGCATGGCACCGGCTTTATGAGCAATCTCCGCCAACCGGGCAAAATCAATCACCCGTGGATAGGCACTGGCTCCGGCAACCAGCATTTTAGGCCGGTGCGTCATGGCCAGATCTTCCAGTTCCTCATAATTGATACGGTGTGTCTCGGCATCGACACCGTAAGCAACAACATTGTAGTATTTGCCGGAAATATTAACCGGGCTGCCATGGGTTAAATGGCCGCCATGGGAAAGGTTCATGCCTAGAATCGTGTCGCCGGGTTTTAAAAAGGCAAAATATACCGCCGTATTGGCCTGGGCTCCCGAATGGGGCTGCACATTGGCGTGTTCAGCGCCAAACAGCTCTTTCACCCGGTCAATCGCCAGCTGTTCAATCACATCTACATGTTCGCAACCGCCATAGTAACGGCGACCGGGATAACCTTCCGCATATTTGTTGGTCAAAACCGATCCCTGCGCTTCCATAACGGCCTTGCTGACAAAATTCTCAGAAGCAATGAGTTCCAGTTTATTTTGCTGACGCTGACGTTCCAACTCAATCATCCGGGCAATTTCCGGGTCAAATCCCTTGAGCACACTCATCCTTATTCTCCTCCAAATCTCATCCTGTAAATTATTCGTATATAGCCCGGGCCCCGCCAATCAATTTGGGACGGGTGCGGGCGGCAACAACCGGCGCCGCTCCGATGTATTTCTGCTGCAACCGGACCGGCACCGCGACCCGCTTCAAATGCATGCCAATCAGAGTATTGCCAATGTCCAGTCCGGCATGAGCCTGAATGGCTTCCACCACCACCGGCTCAGCGAAGCTTTGCATGGCACAGGCAGCCAAAGAGCCGCCGGCTTTCGGCGCAGGCCGAACGCAGACCTCCTCCAACCCATAACGTTCCAGCACCGCACGCTCCACTACCAGTGCCCGGTTTAAATGCTCACAGCATTGAACCGCAAGCTGCACAGCGTACCTCTCGGCCACTTGCATGAGGCCTGACAGCACTGCCTGAGCCACTTCCACCGAGCTGTCCGAACCAATCCGGGCGCCCCGCACTTCGCTGGTGCTGCAGCCAACCACGACAAGCTGTCCGGGCCGCAAAGCAGCTGTCTCAAAAAGTTCGGCAGCAGCCTTTACTGTTTCCTCTGTAAGATGAAGAACCTCAGACATGGCTATCCCCTCCTGTGTCCTTTGCTTGAGCATGACTTACATCCTAGTGGTTCATAGTTTATTAGCAGCTAGTACCTTCCCTCGCTACGTTGTTGTCAATCGGCGTAGGAGCCGCTACACCTCATTCCTCCGCTTTACACTGAAAATTGCTAGCGCTCTGACAAACTATAAAACCCGACGGGATGAACCACTAGCAAAAATTCTCCATTTAATATTCTTTTCCTGCTAAAGCGACAATTTTTTTCCAAGCTTGTCCCAAT is from Propionispora vibrioides and encodes:
- a CDS encoding glycosyltransferase family 4 protein; the protein is MQAYVVAFIVALAVAYFATPHIKDLAIKAGAMDAPDARKVHTSPIPRMGGLAIYAGFILAVVSSMQITHEIAGLLIGGTVILIVGIIDDLKPLPAKVKLFGQILAAAVLVLFDVRIEWLTNPFGEMIYINYLSVPLTILWVVGLTNTVNLIDGLDGLAAGVSTIASITILLVALQQNFWSVAIMMAALAGSAMGFLQHNFNPAKIFMGDTGSMFLGYMLAAVSILGMVKSAATIALIVPILALGLPIMDTAFAIIRRYSNGRPIFKPDRGHLHHRLLDMGLTQKQAVLLMYVISGCLGLSAIALTEVNKGLGAIIVAVVLVVAFFGAKKIGVLKSGKSVESH
- a CDS encoding nucleotide pyrophosphohydrolase; translated protein: MLEPIYLPKLNHLSPTLDSTLLKIMEEAGELARAVLHFLPYEGLQAAEIADNREATVLLEEVAGELLDVAQTCVTMIFVMEQMPELSGFSTGELIQAHLDKLSAKGYDFDRSGAYNITTAGNFKYLVLPRLRLKQVTLLTTVCKIQEELGELTQFLGKRQGASGECPELATRAALQGCAAELLDVAQCCFTMMYILAESYQVDIGALTQQHVAKLRRKGYCA
- a CDS encoding deoxycytidylate deaminase, producing the protein MSDRDRPSWDRYFMEMARVAATRSTCLRRQVGAAIVKDKRLLTTGYNGAPQGIRHCSETGCLRQAANIPSGERHELCRGTHAEQNAIVQAAFHGVEIEGATLYCTHQPCSVCTKMIINAGIRRIVFENGYPDQLAVDMLEEAGIVYEQLR
- the upp gene encoding uracil phosphoribosyltransferase, which gives rise to MQVKIIDHPLIQHKLSLIRDIKTGPKEFRELLDEISMLMAYEITRDLPLETTEIETPVAKCQCKMLAGKKLGVVPILRAGLGMVNGILRLIPAAKVGHVGLYRDPKTLLPVEYYCKLPPDVAERDFVVIDPMLATGGSSAATIDILKREGARHIKLMCLVAAPEGVLLVNKQHPDVEVYTAAVDEYLNDHGYIVPGLGDAGDRIFGTK
- the glyA gene encoding serine hydroxymethyltransferase; this translates as MSVLKGFDPEIARMIELERQRQQNKLELIASENFVSKAVMEAQGSVLTNKYAEGYPGRRYYGGCEHVDVIEQLAIDRVKELFGAEHANVQPHSGAQANTAVYFAFLKPGDTILGMNLSHGGHLTHGSPVNISGKYYNVVAYGVDAETHRINYEELEDLAMTHRPKMLVAGASAYPRVIDFARLAEIAHKAGAMLFVDMAHIAGLVAAGLHPNPVPYADIVTTTTHKTLRGPRGGVILCRAEYAAAVDKAIFPGIQGGPLMHVIAAKAVAFKEAASEEFRLYQEQIIKNASALAAKLAASGFTIVSGGTDNHLMLVDVRGQNLTGKQAEKLLDEVGVTVNKNTIPFDPASPFVTSGIRIGTPAVTSRGMQEEDMAVIGEIIAMVLNRPEDGAAKAKAVAMVAELCGKYPLYE
- a CDS encoding TIGR01440 family protein — its product is MSEVLHLTEETVKAAAELFETAALRPGQLVVVGCSTSEVRGARIGSDSSVEVAQAVLSGLMQVAERYAVQLAVQCCEHLNRALVVERAVLERYGLEEVCVRPAPKAGGSLAACAMQSFAEPVVVEAIQAHAGLDIGNTLIGMHLKRVAVPVRLQQKYIGAAPVVAARTRPKLIGGARAIYE